The Neodiprion pinetum isolate iyNeoPine1 chromosome 5, iyNeoPine1.2, whole genome shotgun sequence genome segment TTTATCTACACTTAAATGGTAAATATGCACacatatttttcactcgaaaTCGCTATTTGCCATTGTCTATTGTCGTATTGAAGCTTGCCGATAGTTTGGTATTCGAACTCTGCTTTGCCGAACTTCGATTTATATGTTTGAGATTTTGATTTTGGAATTGTAGCCACAAATATAACCTCTCGAGCCGGTCACGTGTCCGTAAGTTAAACGCTGTTGTTCTCGCTCACCTCCAACCTGTTGGTGCCTTTGACGGTCGGGCCAAACCAGCAGAAAGGCTATCGCAATGGCTACAGAGGATCAATTACCGCTTACCTTACCGGACACCCAAAATGCCGACATCTTGACCCCGCAGAGCCAGGAACAGGAACCACGGTCCCAAGGTTCCCAGAAGATATGGGGAATGCTTTACCCGAGCAGTGACAGGTTGCAGAGAGTCGGTGAGCAGTCAAATTTCGTATGGAAAAGGAGATTAAAGTCGCACATTGATCTTGCAGAGCTCGGCTATAATTTCTACCTCCAACTCAACTGGACAAGCACCAGTATCCAGAAATGTTTTTGTGTAATTGACGGAAGAGTTCAATACTCGTAcagtatttttaaaattctttgtTTCAGAAATGACTATGAATGAGTACACATTGGGCCGTGCGGCACATTGCAACATATGCCTGACGGAACAACATCTTGACAGTAAAAAATGGTGGGGTGTTATTAGCAAGCTGCACTTTCGAATAACAAGGGTAATTGTTAGCCCTGGAACAAATGACATGGTGGTTTACCTGGAGGACACAAGCCACAACGGTACATTTGTTAATAAGCTCCTTGTGGGAAAAGGAAAACGAATTATTCTAGAACACGGTGACGTAATCGGGCTGGCTCAGGCTGAGAAAAAAGGTACAAGCTTAtgagtgaaattatttaaagtcACAGAAGCAAATCCATTATTCCTCTTCTCACTTACAGTTTATACTTTTATGAGTATCAGCGGATCAGAAAATAGTATCCTGCCTCCAGAATTGAAATGCAAGTACGCTGTATCAAGAACGCTTGGTTCTGGTGTGTGCGGTGAGGTGAAAATGATCTATACTAAAGTCGGGTGCAAAAAGTTTGCGCTCAAGACTATCGCTAAGAATAACTTTCATGGCTGTGATGGAGGGAATCCGTTCAACGATCCAGGGAAGATCCTCAATGAGGTTCACATACTCAAGGCCTTGAGGCATGTGAGTAATTACATCTTTTTTGTAAGAATTATTTGCCtgttataataaatttcatcaacaCTTCTTGGACACTTCGCAGCCCTGCATAATAAGGATGGAAGAAATCCTAGACACCCCGTCGTCGGTTTATATTGTCCTTGAGCTGATGGAGGGTGGTGAACTATTTGATAGGATTCGTAAGGAACGTTCTGGATTGAGCGAAAGAATTGCCAAAGTAATATTCTACCAGGTCGTTCTCGCCGTTCACTATCTACACCAACGCGGGATAACCCACAGAGACTTGAAGGTATTATAACACGCGAATCGGACTCCAGGCACTCAAATCTATTTCTTCtcatatattttatatctacataaattttgttctttttttttcacagccaGAAAATATACTGTTGGCTACTAACGCTGAAATAACACTGGTTAAAGTGACAGATTTCGGTCTGTCAAAGCTGGTGGACACTCAGACTATGATGCGCACTTTTTGTGGCACTCCACTATACGTGGCTCCTGAAGTATTATTGACGCACGGAAAAGGGTCGTACACAAACCAGGTGAGTAATTGCCAAGAATTTTATGTTCATTTGCTGAATAGTTacgtatttaaatttttcataaacatGTGTTaatgaaaagagaaataacaaaataactCCTGAATCAAAATGTTTGAAGTAATTACATTCTTTAccgtaaaatttttagattttttaacCTCTCTCTGCCTTCTATCACACACAAGTTGCAAAGGGCGGAACAACTCTCTGACAatactttttacattttagGTAGACGTATGGAGTTTGGGCGTAATTCTGTACTGTTGTTTAAGTGGGCTGGTACCATTCATCAGTAATGCCAAAGATATATCTTTGCAGCATCAAATTGTTCAAGGAATTTACTCATTTCCGAGAGAGCGGTTTAAGAAGGTTTCCTTGCGTGCCATCGACCTCGTATGTCAATACCTTCGAAAAAGCA includes the following:
- the LOC124220171 gene encoding ovarian-specific serine/threonine-protein kinase Lok; protein product: MATEDQLPLTLPDTQNADILTPQSQEQEPRSQGSQKIWGMLYPSSDRLQRVEMTMNEYTLGRAAHCNICLTEQHLDSKKWWGVISKLHFRITRVIVSPGTNDMVVYLEDTSHNGTFVNKLLVGKGKRIILEHGDVIGLAQAEKKVYTFMSISGSENSILPPELKCKYAVSRTLGSGVCGEVKMIYTKVGCKKFALKTIAKNNFHGCDGGNPFNDPGKILNEVHILKALRHPCIIRMEEILDTPSSVYIVLELMEGGELFDRIRKERSGLSERIAKVIFYQVVLAVHYLHQRGITHRDLKPENILLATNAEITLVKVTDFGLSKLVDTQTMMRTFCGTPLYVAPEVLLTHGKGSYTNQVDVWSLGVILYCCLSGLVPFISNAKDISLQHQIVQGIYSFPRERFKKVSLRAIDLIQRMLTVDPSKRITIQDVVRHPWLLDREVRSIVSELMNEDDEYNENLVPFSVPSTSGVASAVVHASRLKTTAGLRRQRIEPPTAALKRARVE